In the Chlamydiota bacterium genome, CGCCGACCCCGTCCCGGAACAGTGCCGGTTCCTCCCCGGCAGCGCGGGGATACGCCTCCCCGACGACCGGGAAGACCCCCCGGGCGAACTCGCCGTCGTCCTCGACACCCCGAATCCGGATCGGCTCGGCCGGATCGCGGGGCGCGTGCTCGCGATGCCCGCGGTGGTGAATATCGACCACCACCCGAGCAACATCCGGTGGGGCGACCCGCACTGGGTCGAGCCGGGGATGGCGGCCACCGCCGAGTTCATCTACCTCCTCGCCAAGGAGCTCGGGGTTTCGATCGATCGCGATATCGCCGTCTGTCTCTACGCGGGGATCGTCACCGACACCGGGCGGTTCTCCTACGACAACACGACGCCGTTCACGCACCGGGTGGCTGCGGAGCTCGTCGAACGGGGCGCGGATCCGCACGAGACGTACGAGCGCCTCTATGCCTCCCACCCCCCCCGCCGGATGCGGCTGCTCGCGCGGGTGTTGGAGGGGCTCCGGGTGGATCCAGACGGGGCGTTCGCCCGGCTTTGGATCCGGCGCCGCATGTACGAGGAGAGCGGCGCGGGTCCGGAGGACGCGGACGGGTTCATCAACTTCGCGCGCGATCTCGACGGCGTCCGGGTGGCGGCGCTCTTCGAGGAGACGGCCGGGGGCGGCGTCCGCGTGAGCCTCCGGTCGCGCGACGCGGCGGTCGACGTGA is a window encoding:
- a CDS encoding bifunctional oligoribonuclease/PAP phosphatase NrnA, yielding MAPESPARRIARLLRARRSFLVCGHIRPDADCIGSQLALARVLSAMGKQVVVWLADPVPEQCRFLPGSAGIRLPDDREDPPGELAVVLDTPNPDRLGRIAGRVLAMPAVVNIDHHPSNIRWGDPHWVEPGMAATAEFIYLLAKELGVSIDRDIAVCLYAGIVTDTGRFSYDNTTPFTHRVAAELVERGADPHETYERLYASHPPRRMRLLARVLEGLRVDPDGAFARLWIRRRMYEESGAGPEDADGFINFARDLDGVRVAALFEETAGGGVRVSLRSRDAAVDVNELAARYGGGGHPGAAGANVAGEPEEIERRVCGDVRAALARPGGTGRDTHRGEAGGADVA